In Equus przewalskii isolate Varuska chromosome 31, EquPr2, whole genome shotgun sequence, one genomic interval encodes:
- the RO60 gene encoding RNA-binding protein RO60 isoform X2, translated as MPLTALLRNLGKMTANSVLEPGNSEVSLVCEKLCNEKLLKKARIHPFHVLIALETYKTGHGLRGKLKWRPDEDILKALDVAFYKTFKTVEPTGKRFLLAVDVSASMNQRVLGSILNASTVAAAMCMVVTRTEKDFYVVAFSDEMVPCPLTADMTLQQVLMVMNQIPAGGTDCSLPMIWAQKTNTAADVFIVFTDNETFAGGVHPAVALREYRKKMDIPAKLIVCGMTSNGFTIADPDDRGMLDMCGFDTGALDVIRNFTLDVI; from the exons ATGCCTCTCACTGCATTACTCAGAAACCTAGGAAAGATGACTGCCAACTCAGTGCTTGAACCAGGAAATTCAGAAGTATCTTTAGTATGTGAAAAACTGTGTAAcgaaaaactgttaaaaaag GCTCGTATACATCCATTTCATGTTCTGATTGCATTAGAAACTTATAAAACAGGTCACGGGCTCAGAGGAAAACTGAAGTGGCGCCCTGATGAAGACATTCTGAAAGCTTTGGATGTCGCTTTTTACAAAACCTTTAAG ACAGTTGAGCCTACTGGAAAGcgtttcttgctggctgttgatGTCAGTGCTTCTATGAACCAAAGAGTTTTGGGCAGTATACTCAACGCCAGCACGGTGGCTGCAGCCATGTGCATG GTTGTCACACgaacagaaaaagatttttatgtaGTTGCTTTTTCCGATGAAATGGTACCATGTCCATTGACTGCAGATATGACCTTGCAACAGGTTCTAATGGTTATGAATCAG ATCCCAGCAGGTGGAACCGATTGCTCGCTTCCAATGATCTGGGCTCAAAAGACAAATACAGCTGCTGATGTCTTCATTGTCTTCACGGATAATGAGACCTTTGCTGGAGGTGTCCATCCTGCTGTTGCTCTGAGGGAGTATCGAAAG AAAATGGATATTCCAGCTAAGCTGATTGTTTGTGGAATGACATCAAACGGTTTTACCATTGCAGACCCGGATGACAGGGGCATGTTGGATATGTGTGGCTTTGATACTGGAGCTCTGGATGTTATTCGAAATTTCACATTAGATGTGATTTAA